The genomic DNA AGTCTTCataggaaaaaagagaaaaaaagaaaaagaaaaaaaagggaaagaaccTTTCATAACTATATAGCTGCTGCGTTAAGCATTTACAGGAGGAGATAAAGCAATgctgaaaaaaacaaagaatgagTAAATTTCAGCATAAGAGAAAGCTCTGCAACATAATCCTGGTTTGGCTTCTAGTCCTAGACCTCTCAAAAATGGTAACCCTAGTTTGGCTTATATGTGGTAAAACACGATCAACtcaattattagtttattaccTAATTGGTATTTAACTTATAAATAAAGTCATAACCAATAAACACAGCAACATAATCTTGATCGATTCAAAGTCCTTATTCAAGATACCACTTAGAGATAGGACAATGAACTCCAATAGAGCAAAGCATTGGAATTAAACAATcgaaattaaaattagaaaagcaGCTTACAAGGTCAAACGCTTGTTGTGCCAATAAAACTTTCTCGGTGCACAGGCTCAGTGCATTGTCCTGATTTGCCTCAAtatcttttctcattttttcaaatGCGACCTCATCTTCTTCAGGATTCCCTTTCTTTGAGCTCTGAGAGGACAACCCCAAGCAGTACTTCGTCTGCTGCCTCGTCTGATTTATCATGGCTTCCACCACCAAAAACAAAAGTTCAATAAATAAACCATATAAGACccaacaaatgaacaaaaaattatctagaattaggaaaaaggaaaagggtttTACATTGGGACCGTTCGTCGAGTTCTCGTATGGTATTGAGAAGCCTCTGAAGCTCTGCCGGCAATGTGCTTGCATCTATTAAAAAATCAAGTGAGAAATCAGATTAAGACtcccaaaataattaaaaagaaaataaaagcgAGGAATTGTGAAGAATCTTACACTCCAAATAGTCATCGACGAACACCCCAGTTCTTGCAATCGCCATTTCTAGGGTTTACTGTAACTCGTTGGTTTTATGGTTTCAACGAGAGGGAAAaaatatggggaaaaaaaaaacaaacgacgccgtttcgggtctcttttatttttatgcgCTGACAAAATCGTATTATCTTGGGCGAACGACTTCTGACCGTTGGGAAGGCCACAGAATTATGGTGGGCCCAAACAAAGCACACAATTCTGTAATTAAAGAACAGAAAAATTCTGCGGGTAATAACtgaatttatgaacaaaataaattgattaaattctATAGTGtaacagaaaaggaaaaaagcttTCTCCTTGGTAGTGTCTTTGGGTCAGTGGTAATATGCCATTTGGCCATGAAAGGAGCAAAAACCCGACACAGTTAAAGGCTTTTGAATGTTGATGGTAGGCGATATTCAAGTATTCATGGTCGCTAGCTCCATTTCTCTTCGTGGGTCCTTGTCAAATTCCTTGTTTCATCATTTCCCGCGTAACATCACACACCGGTCTTCTTGTAAGGTAATTTTCACCCCTCGTTTTTCTGTCCTATTTCTATCTgttgttgtttttctttgttttgaattctTGGCGGGTGTTGCAGTACTTTAATGGGAATGAGGGTAGGTTCAAGTCGGCTCGTTTTTGCAGTACCGCGATTTGGGATGCTTTAGATGAATCTCCTGTGGTACAAAATGGAAAGGGGATTGATTTTCTTCATCTGATGGAAGAGCGTGGAATTCGTGCCAATGTTCAGACTTACCTTTGGCTCTTTGAAGGATGTTTCAAGTCTGGGTCTCTGTTAGATGCTAAGAAGCTTCACGCTAGGATCTTCAAGTCCGGGTTTGATGGAGAAGACGTTTTGGGGAGCCGACTGATTGATGTTTACCTGGCGCATGGGGAAGTGGATAATGCAATCAAGCTTTTCGATGATATACCCAGCTCAAATGTTTCTTTATGGAATAAAGTCATTTCTGGGCTTTTGGCCAAGAAGTTGGCTAGTCAAGTACTGGGTCTCTTTTCGCTAATGATAACAGAAAATGTGACTCCTGATGAATCCACATTTGCCAGTGTCTTGAGGGCTTGCAGTGGTGGTAAAGCTCCTTTCCAAGTCATTGAACAGATTCATGCTAAGATTATTCATCATGGTTTTGGTAGTAGCCCTCTTGTATGTAATCCCTTGATTGATTTGTATTCAAAGAATGGGCATGTAGATTTGGCTAAATTGGTCTTTGAAAGATTGTTTTTGAGGGATAGCGTTTCTTGGGTGGCTATGATCTCTGGTTTATCTCAAAATGGACGAGAAGACGAAGCCATTCTCCTATTCTGTCAGATGCATAAATCCGCTGTTATTCCTACTCCTTATGTCTTCTCTAGTGTTTTAAGTGCCTGCACCAAAATAGAGTTGTTCAAGCTGGGAGAGCAGCTTCATGGCTTCATTGTTAAGTGGGGGTTATCTTCTGAGACTTTTGTGTGCAATGCCCTTGTGACATTGCACTCCCGTTGGGGCAACTTGATAGCTGCTGAGCAAATTTTCAGCAAGATGCACCGCAGGGATAGAATTTCGTATAACTCACTTATATCAGGGCTAGCACAACGTGGATTCAGTGATAGAGCTCTTCAGTTGTTTGAGAAGATGCAGCTTGATTGCATGAAACCAGATTGTGTTACAGTTGCTAGTCTGTTGAGTGCTTGCGCCTCGGTTGGTGCTGGTTATAAGGGAAAACAACTTCATTCTTATGTGATAAAGACGGGAATGTCTTCAGATCTCATTATTGAAGGTTCTCTACTTGACCTTTATGTAAAATGCTTCGACATAGAAACTGCCCATGAATACTTCCTAACAACAGAGACTGAAAATGTGGTTCTATGGAATGTGATGCTAGTGGCTTATGGGCAGTTGGGTAATCTAAGTGAGTCGTATTGGATATTTTTGCAGATGCAGATTGAAGGACTGATGCCTAACCAATACACCTACCCAAGTATATTGAGAACTTGTACTTCTTTGGGTGCTCTGGATTTAGGAGAGCAGATCCATACACAAGTCATAAAAAGTGGCTTTCAGTTTAATGTGTATGTTTGTAGCGTGCTTATAGATATGTATGCTAAGCATGGAGAACTAGATACTGCCCGGGGAATTCTCCAAAGACTGAGGGAAGAAGAtgttgtttcttggacggctaTGATTGCAGGGTACACACAGCATGATTTGTTCGCCGAAGCTCTGAAACTTtttcaagaaatggaaaaccAGGGGATCCGATCTGATAACATAGGGTTTTCTAGTGCAATCAGCGCTTGTGCTGGTATTCAAGCATTAAATCAAGGACAGCAAATTCACGCTCAATCATATATTTCTGGTTACTCAGAAGATCTTTCAATTGGAAATGCACTAGTTAGTCTTTATGCTAGATGTGGTAGAGCACAAGATGCATACTTAGCATTTGAGAAAATTGATGCTAAAGATAATATATCATGGAATGCTCTTATATCAGGATTTGCACAGAGTGGGCACTGTGAGGAAGCACTGCAGGTCTTCTCTCAAATGAATCAAGCTGGAGTAGAAGCTAATTTGTTCACATTTGGCTCTGCAGTTAGCGCCACTGCCAATACAGCGAATATAAAGCAAGGGAAGCAGATTCATGCTATGATGATCAAAACAGGGCATGACTCAGAAACAGAGGCTTCCAATGTTTTAATCACATTATATTCCAAGTGTGGGAGCATTGAGGATGCGAAGAGAGAGTTCTTTGAAATGCCTGAGAAAAATGTGGTTTCATGGAATGCGATGATCACAGGCTATTCTCAACATGGATATGGTAGTGAAGCTGTAAGTCTTTTTGAGGAGATGAAACAGCTTGGTTTGATGCCAAACCATGTCACCTTTGTGGGGGTTTTATCAGCCTGTAGCCATGTGGGTTTGGTCAATGAGGGGCTCAGCTACTTCAGGTCCATGAGCAAAGAGCATGGCCTAGTCCCAAAACCAGAACATTATGTTTGTGTTGTGGATCTTCTTGGACGGGCTGCTCTTTTGTGCTGTGCAAGAGAATTCATAGAGGAGATGCCAATTGAACCGGATGCTATGATTTGGAGAACACTTTTAAGTGCTTGTACGGTTCATAAGAACATTGAGATTGGAGAGTTTGCTGCACGTCATCTTCTAGAATTGGAGCCTGAAGATTCAGCAACTTACGTGTTGCTGTCAAATATGTACGCAGTGTCTGGTAAATGGGATTATAGGGATCGAACAAGGCAAATGATGAAAGACAGAGGTGTAAAAAAAGAGCCTGGTCGCAGCTGGATCGAGGTTAAAAACTCAATTCATGCCTTCTTTGTGGGTGATAGACTCCACCCTCTAGCAGAACAGATATATGAGTATATAGATGACCTGAATGAACGGGCAGGTGAAATTGGTTATGTGCAAGACCGGTACAACCTTTTGAATGATGTGGAGCAGGAGCAGAAGGACCCAACCGCATATATTCACAGCGAAAAACTAGCTGTTGCTTTTGGACTCCTCAGCTTGACTAATACAATGCCAATACGTGTGATTAAGAATCTTCGGGTCTGTAATGATTGTCATAACTGGATTAAGTTTGTATCAAAGATTTCAAATCGAGCTATTGTAGTACGAGATGCATACCGGTTTCATCATTTTGAAGGGGGTGTTTGTTCCTGTAAAGATTACTGGTAAGGGAACTGGGGAATACAAGGAAAAGGCATACTTATGGATGGCCAGAAACTACACTTAATCTCAAGAGATGATTGTGCCCTCTGCCCTCTGCTAAGGTTCTACTTATAGAAATATGTGGTAATCACTTCAGCTCCTActtgttttaataatttttgttgtgattttgTACTGATTTAGATGGGCTTCTGGCTTAGGAAGACCATAACCAACCAACTGGATAGCAaatggaatttccatttctcttAAGTATTTAAGGAAGCAAAATTCAAATCAGCATCTTCGGCAGCCTCCTGTCCGACGTCATCCATGACCTTGCTCATATGAAGAAGTTATTTTGTGTTAAACAACAGAGGGCGATTGTGACATTTTTGCTGCATTAAATTAATATCAAGACTTGAGATTGGATCTTCAATTATTTATTCCCATTCATGGTTTCCTATAAAAAGGTATAAGCCCTTCTCTCTTATCCAATCCTCTTCTCTCCACTCTTCCTTGTGAGTAGTTGTAGTGGTGGCAGAATCAGGCATGGACGACCCAGTTCCAACCTCTTCTTCCCTTCCACTTGAGGGGCGGGTGGCCATCGTTACTGGCGCCTCACGCGGGATTGGACGAGCAATCGCCATCCACCTCCGGTCTCTTGGTGCCAGACTGGTGCTCAATTATGCATCCAACTCCGCCCTAGCTGACGCCCTTGCATCTCAGCTCAATTCCCccgattcttcttcttctcatcCTGTAGCTATTGCAGTCCAGGCCAATGTCTCCGACCCAGACCAAGTCAAGATGCTCTTTGATCGGGCACAACAGGAGTTCGGTTCAATCCATATCCTTGTCAACTGTGCTGGGGTTCTGGATCCTAAGTACCCATCTCTAGCCAACACCACTGTGGAGGACTGGGACAATACTTTCAGCATTAACACCAGGGGCTCATTTCTGGTATGTCGAGAGGCAGCCAATCGGTTGATCCGCGGGGGTGGAGGTAGAATCATATTAATAACTACATCCGCTGTTGCGGCACTCACACCTGGGTATGCAGCCTATGCAGCCTCCAAGGCGGCTGTGGAGACCATGACCAAGATCCTAGCTAAGGAGCTCAAGGGCACCAGCGTTACCGCCAATTGTGTTGCTCCGGGACCTATAGCCACCGAGATGTTCTTTGAGGGTAAAAGTGAAGAGCTGATAAAGAGATTGGTGGATGCATGTCCTATGGGTCGTCTTGGGGAGCCCAAGGATGTTATCCAGTTGGTGGGTTTCTTGGCTACTGATGCCGGAGAGTGGATCAACGGCCAGATCATTAGGATTAATGGTGGATTTGCTGTTTAATCCATTACATGTATACACCCTATTCTCTGCTGCTTCTGAGTCTTCTTCATCCGTTTCTGTCTCTTCCCATGTCTTTAATCTCTATAATAAAAGCTGAATTTCATTTGCGTGTGTGCAATTTTTGTTGCAGAATCGAGTAagcaattttcctttttttagatTGGCAATCAAACAGCAAATATGGCACTATGTTTTTTGCAATGTTTTCATAACTGGATTGATAATTGATATAGAAAAATTATCGATTTACCGTTGTAATGGTCAAACCACAgttgaatcatattttatattttatattaattaaatttatttataagaaattaagattaaaaaataatgatattttattatattattaaaataaataataagaataaatataaatatattaatatattacattttattgaataaaaaatatatgatattttagtgTAAAGATATATtctaaatagaagaaaaattataatatatggtTTTATATTCACATCAAAAGTtgtatatcttattattttataattttaaaaaaatgatgtgCTATTTTCATCTAGATTAATAtatagtaaataatttaatattaattaattaagggttataaataataaatatttgaaaaacatattaattttatatagtaGTTTTTGACAGTAAAAATAATGTTAGACTTTAATACCTCAATGGTTCAATTGCATTTTAATTAACCAGAAATCCAAGTTCGAAGGCATGGAAGAAAAACAAGCCCAGCCCATGAGCCCATATACACCTGGGCTGGAAGTGGATAAGTGAcccatatcaaattttgatcaAATGAGGTTTGAACGGTTCAACGGTTCAACCATTCAACCATCGGTTCAAATGGCTCGAATCCAGTTTTTACCCCATATGGTTCAACCAAGCTTGATCGGAATACATtgtaagaccaaaattaaaaattgggaAAAAAGATACTTAGGGcctgtttgtttagtgttttcaagaactgttttctgttcttgaaaacaaaaaacaccaaaaacttgtttggttgagagagtcatttttgtttttgttgtttcccgtgttctcaaaatggcactGTTTAGAGAACAAGGTGAGATTGGGCTTGTTTTCTGctttcgttttttatttttgttttcttaaaatatgattttttttcaaaatgtattttattaaGCAAGGTGAAATatgttataagaaaataaatattgtaaatattaaaaaatattaatatgaataaaaattaaacattatgTTAAAAGCAGgtataaatgttttctttatttatcaaattacgaattttataaaaatatatatttatataataaaataatttactagattaattataagtatattagaatattttac from Vitis riparia cultivar Riparia Gloire de Montpellier isolate 1030 chromosome 8, EGFV_Vit.rip_1.0, whole genome shotgun sequence includes the following:
- the LOC117920359 gene encoding pentatricopeptide repeat-containing protein At4g13650, with translation MLMVGDIQVFMVASSISLRGSLSNSLFHHFPRNITHRSSCKYFNGNEGRFKSARFCSTAIWDALDESPVVQNGKGIDFLHLMEERGIRANVQTYLWLFEGCFKSGSLLDAKKLHARIFKSGFDGEDVLGSRLIDVYLAHGEVDNAIKLFDDIPSSNVSLWNKVISGLLAKKLASQVLGLFSLMITENVTPDESTFASVLRACSGGKAPFQVIEQIHAKIIHHGFGSSPLVCNPLIDLYSKNGHVDLAKLVFERLFLRDSVSWVAMISGLSQNGREDEAILLFCQMHKSAVIPTPYVFSSVLSACTKIELFKLGEQLHGFIVKWGLSSETFVCNALVTLHSRWGNLIAAEQIFSKMHRRDRISYNSLISGLAQRGFSDRALQLFEKMQLDCMKPDCVTVASLLSACASVGAGYKGKQLHSYVIKTGMSSDLIIEGSLLDLYVKCFDIETAHEYFLTTETENVVLWNVMLVAYGQLGNLSESYWIFLQMQIEGLMPNQYTYPSILRTCTSLGALDLGEQIHTQVIKSGFQFNVYVCSVLIDMYAKHGELDTARGILQRLREEDVVSWTAMIAGYTQHDLFAEALKLFQEMENQGIRSDNIGFSSAISACAGIQALNQGQQIHAQSYISGYSEDLSIGNALVSLYARCGRAQDAYLAFEKIDAKDNISWNALISGFAQSGHCEEALQVFSQMNQAGVEANLFTFGSAVSATANTANIKQGKQIHAMMIKTGHDSETEASNVLITLYSKCGSIEDAKREFFEMPEKNVVSWNAMITGYSQHGYGSEAVSLFEEMKQLGLMPNHVTFVGVLSACSHVGLVNEGLSYFRSMSKEHGLVPKPEHYVCVVDLLGRAALLCCAREFIEEMPIEPDAMIWRTLLSACTVHKNIEIGEFAARHLLELEPEDSATYVLLSNMYAVSGKWDYRDRTRQMMKDRGVKKEPGRSWIEVKNSIHAFFVGDRLHPLAEQIYEYIDDLNERAGEIGYVQDRYNLLNDVEQEQKDPTAYIHSEKLAVAFGLLSLTNTMPIRVIKNLRVCNDCHNWIKFVSKISNRAIVVRDAYRFHHFEGGVCSCKDYW
- the LOC117920360 gene encoding NADPH-dependent aldehyde reductase-like protein, chloroplastic, whose translation is MDDPVPTSSSLPLEGRVAIVTGASRGIGRAIAIHLRSLGARLVLNYASNSALADALASQLNSPDSSSSHPVAIAVQANVSDPDQVKMLFDRAQQEFGSIHILVNCAGVLDPKYPSLANTTVEDWDNTFSINTRGSFLVCREAANRLIRGGGGRIILITTSAVAALTPGYAAYAASKAAVETMTKILAKELKGTSVTANCVAPGPIATEMFFEGKSEELIKRLVDACPMGRLGEPKDVIQLVGFLATDAGEWINGQIIRINGGFAV